The sequence CATTTGCCTGTTAACGTTTCCACTGTGTTGTGGTGTTCTGTGGCGTTGGTTTTCATCATCCAGAGAGCTCTCAGCCCGAACCTGAGGGCATTGATGCAGAAGAACAGCTAGTGGGTACTGTACCAGAGCTGTAGAGCTGTcttagaaatgtgtgtgtgtatgtgtgtgtgtgagtgagtgtgtttgtgattgcaTGTCAGACCTGGGTCACATCAATTACTTGCTATCACTCTCACCAGAGCAGGTCATTGGTATTATCAGTttaagaattttatttttatccaaaATTTGATCTTTTGATGCATAATTTCAGGAATAGAACAGCAAACATGCATTTTCTGTTGCTCAAGGACTGTCAGCAAATTTTGTTTATCAACATACACTTGTGTCTTCTACATTTACATGAAACTTGTTTGCACTGTTTTCTAAGTGCAAAATGAACAGTGTGATTTGTATTAATACATCACGTGAAGCTGAAGTACGATGACCCAGCTCTAGCATATGTTGCTGTGTTAACATCCTTAAATCCATCATGTAACTCTGTGATGAACACCCAAATGCTCTACTAAACCTCAAGAGCTCAAACTGCAAAACCCACGAGCAAACGTTCTAGGAATAGTGCTCCACCTTGTGGAAATTTTTATTCAAGACACTTCTACTTTGTCCCATTTTGTTCTTGGTAGGCTGACAGAGCATGGTATTGTCTCATCATGGTGCTGCTACTTTTagtgctggtgtgtgtgaccaTTTTGAAACGGCTTAAAATGTCCTGGCACTATCAaagttttatgcttttattggCTAAGATTTGCTTAAGAGGAAGGATAAATGCGGCATAGATTATGAACTGTTAAAGCATCTGAAGTGTATCTtcattaacttttaaaataaatggatATTTATCTACAACAGACTCAATCCTCCTCCATAATCATTTGCCAAAAAATACAGATtcctcattttatttatataactcCTCAGTAACAAAGCCTGTCATGTTCACAAGCTCATTTATTAACTTTGTGAATAACAAACATTGTAACTGAATAAAGAAGGGTGATATTGACTAAACAATTGTATTCCTCTCACGTTACAATCACAGTGTCCAGCAGCAACAGATGGAGACGTCTGCCACCAGAGTATGGCTCTACCTCAGAGGAAGAGTTTGGTTCCAACCGAAATTCTCCAAAGCATGGAGGGCGCTCCCACGTGCGACCTCATCACCTCGTGCCACACCGCGGTTCCAGGCTCAGCACCACCACAAGCCCAAGCACCGCAGTGGCAACAGGTCCAGTTGGAGTGGGGCTCAAACATCGAATGAAGGAGCAAGAGGAGTATATCAGGGACTGGACAGCACACAGCGAGGAAATAGCTAGGTATTGATCCAGCTACAGTGATCCGACTTATCTATTTACTCATAAATTGCTATAATCTTTCATTAATCCATGTAAAGTTTTCATCTGACATTGCAgtgtaatatttaatattgacaTGTATGTGAAAACAGGATATtgcatgtgttcatgtttttcctGAGTCCTAAAGAACCCTGTCTGATGGTTAACAGGTTATTCCCCTGTGTGCGCAGGATTAGCCAGGACCTGGCTAAGGACCTGGCCATCTTGGCCCGTGAGATCCATGATGTGGCTGGTGAGATTGACTCAGTCAGCTCATCTGGCACAGCACCCAGCACCACTGTCAGCACCGCTGCCACTACCCCGGGATCAGCTATTGACACCCGGGAAGAGGTAGGCTCAGCACGTTCCATGCAGCCGGAGATACAGGAGAGCATGAGAAAGGTGCCTGTTATTCTTCCTCTTTCATTGTTTTACTGTGTTCTTCCACTTCGCCTCTGCCATCCCTCTTGTGTTGATGATAAAAATGACAGCATCTCGGTTGCTTCTCTCAGCTTTTATCCAACTGTAAGATCTATTAATTTGTTATCCTCACACTGCCactttttgcctttatttgttCATTCATAGTTTGACCTTGAGAGGATTtacttatttacattttaaaatgtgacttttttgaGTTAGGTGGGACTTGGCAGAACAaattccatctttttttttcattgctctCAAATTTCTGCTTATCTCCATTAACTGAAACTGGAATTTGACTGGAATGAAatttctttagtttttgttttcaacatttgTTTAATATTCTTCTCTCCCTTCCACGTCGCTCCGTTCTTTGCTCAGTTGGTGGATCGAGTGTTTGATGAGAGCCTCAACTTCAGGAAGATCCCGCCTGTGATTTCAACCAATAAGGCACCAGAGATCAATGGTAAGCCGGTGGAGCTCCGTCCTCGTGCTCCTGACAGTCAGGAGCCCCGAGCTCTGAGAAGACGCACCTGGAACCGAGAAGAGGTGAGAGGCAACACTGAGAGCGTCCCACCAGGGAGGCTTTGACAGAAACGCACATGTTTATCACTTTCAGCTAGTCACATGtcatgtgtaatttgttttcctctgtgtgttcagGCGGTGTTGGACAGCCTGCTGCTCAATTCGGTTTCTCAGCTGTCCACTAAGATCAGACACTCTATTgacaaaacagcaggaaaaatcAGGTAATAACAATTTGTGACATTGGATGTTACTGTGAGTATTTGCCATAAATATCCATGTGTTGTTGCGTATGGCTAAACAAACTACTGTAAATGATGATGTGTCCTGTTGtatgttatttttcttcagGGTTTTGTTTAAGGATAAGGACAGGAACTGGGATGAAATTGAGAATAAACTGCGATCAGAGAGCGACCTACCACTTCTGAAAACCTCCAACAAGGTACAGGAACCTGCTTTTCTGAACAACACTCAATGACAAGAAAACATATCGGAAACTAaactctgtttgtttgtttgttttcctaatCTGCAGGAGATTTCCTCAATTCTACTTGAACTGAAGAGAGTTGAGAAGCAGCTTCAAGGTAAATAAAAAACTTAATAACAAAGGTGAACTTACTCTAACTACAAACACACTTTGGACAGGGTATTATATACAATTATGCCTGTTGGCCTTGAACAGTATTCACATCTGATGTTCGATATACAACAAAACTGATGAGAATAGTGCTGTGCAAGACTATAAGTTTGGCTCCCAATATGAAGAAGCTTTCCCGGAGACAAATATTTTTACGTCACTGTTcccaaaacataacaaaaatcaCTACACACCACAAAAGAAGAgttataaaagaagaaagagttAAAACTATGTCATGGCCCAGTGTGTCTCTGAAAACACAATATCTGTCAAGTAATTTTACACCTGAGGGTAGAGCAACAAAGCTCATCCTGCagagtgaaactgaaaataatgatctctgaaaaacagcagaacatttCTCCACAGATTTGGGGTGAGACTGGTTTCATCTATGCCCAGATAGATCTAAATAAAAtctcaataaaaaataaaggtaGAATTATTGTTGCTATCATTAACTAAAGGAATAGAATCTGTCTAAAGAAGAATATACTGACTATTTTGCAGTTGGTTCTTAAATATGGACCTTCCATAATAGTTTAATTGATCAAACATTGGCTGTCTTCATTCTTCTTGAGCTTTGACTTAAACGAAGTTTGGTAAATACTTAGCATTATAGTGGTActgatcatttttcttttatattgtatttctgGCTAACCAAGCAACAATCAAAGTAAAAAAGGTGTTGAAGAGTTTAACACTCAAACTTCAGCACTGTGTGGCTGTGGTTTGACAATAACCCAGCAACTCACTGTCATCAGATTGTTATTCAGATGTTGCTTAAATCTTGATGGGTGCATCTGTCATGTGACATATCCAAATCTGTTCAAAGATTTGGTGGAGAATTATATGTTTTCAGGACTATTAAATCAAGTTCTAATCATGCCATGTACACATTGAATtatctctgtgtctgtctcagtgATCAATGTGATGGTCGATCCAGATGGGACTCTGGACGCCCTGGCCAACCTTGGCCTTACCAGCCCCACCACCCCTACCAAACCTCAAACTGCCAAAACAATTTCCCCCTCTGCAACCTCCCCTGGTCTCGTGCCACCAGCCAAAGAATCACTACCAGAGATCCTTCCTGGGCCTGGAGGCTCAGTGACCTCTGCCAAGGTTCAGGCTTCATCTGCCAGCACAGAGGAGACTGTACGAGACCCCATTGTGGGAGTGGGATTAACAGGAGTTGGAGGACTGCACTTCAGCCGCCTGCGGCCAAGTGGAGAGGAGGCCATTGCACAGAAGTGAACAATTGAAATTATGTGAATGAATGTAGACTGGGGTGCTGGAGGCTGTGGTCAGTGTTGACAACAAGGAGGCACATGTAGAgacatttaaactgtttttttctgaccGAACAGTTGCCATTCTGTCGACTATACCAGTCTATGATTATGGGTATAATATAGTGTTAAAAGTGTTATTAGAGTGACCGGAAATGAAGTGCTTCAGCTGATCTATGGACTCCACAGGCTGATTTCTCACTTATGCATCATGGATATGCCCTCAAGTGGAAACTGACCCATGAATGATTTGCATAGAGTTGTGTTATAAGCTTTTCAACCTTAAACTTTTCATGCTTACTGGCTCACCGGACTTTGTGGACTGGAGACTACTGCTGTCTCAGTGGACAGATCGTTGTGGTCTTAGTCTTCACTCTTCCTCCAGTTTTCTCCTCTTGCCTTTTCCATGTGTCTGGACCCAACCTACACTAAGGACATGCCTTAAAACACATCCTTGACAGTAGCAGTGCAACCCTCTGCCCCCTCAAATAATATACAAGACAACTTTAAGACTTATATAATACTTTCAGACAAACAGAATGCAATGTAATGTAACACTTGCAAAAGATGTTTATTTACACTATGATAAAACAACACACTGCAATAATTTATTAGCTTTTGTTCAGTACAAAGACTGTTTCAGCAGCCTTAATTAACCACCCTGAAGAACTAGTCATAAATGATTTATGCCTGGAACAAATCCCATTAAGCAGAATTGCAGAAGGGTTATGTATTTCATAACTGTTCAGTAGTGCCTCCTGATTTTTGTGCTTGCCTTTCCTGCCCTCACCCATTACATTTCACTCCTTCCATCTGTTCCTGTGTCTGCCAATAGCTGGAAAAACCTTCCACAAAGTTGGGCACTTCAGTAGCATGTACAGAACAAAGCTCAGAGCTTCATTGCTGCAAGATGGATTTTTCAGTCAAAATAATCACTTACCAGAGTTAACACTGTCTCTTGGCAGTTGGAATTTTAAAACAGTAGAAACATCTTAAAATTCATCTGTTACTAAAGCTGTATATTGCAGTTCTTATTGTATGATTTTCATAGAGCTCAACTTTTTGTCTGCAGTTCACATTTCTCACTTCATGTGaagtggctttttttttcttcttcccagTCACAAGCGATGTGACTTCTTTTTAAACTAGCAGTGATGAGCAAGAAAACAgtttaaactaaatattttataatatttagaAACTGTAGATGTTGTAGACCTTTTTGTTCCTCTGAATCACCtcacaatatttttttctttatctgtcaCTAACCAGTGTGAGTAAAACCTAAACACGCAAAAGCTGCTGAAATTGTTTTTATCAACATCtcattgaaaagaaaatgagcaaCTTACAAGGAAGTCTTGAGTGCTTCAAAATGTAAGGGCAGAAAGATCACTTTGCAAAATAAGCTCCATCTGTTTTATAACTTAATTTGTGCTACAGCTTGATATCAGTGTATGTACAGAAAGGGGGTAGGTTTCCAGCACCCTGATACCATAGATGTGCAGACAGGAAAGTTAACCTATTTCTTCATTGACTTTTCCACTTTTGTTGTTACTTAAGGGAGAATGACTGTATTTCTGAATCTCTCTTCAGCTTAGTCTGTTTTCTAGAGTAAGTCAGTAAGATGACTTAAAGGTGGTTATTAGTACTTAGATCTTACAATAGTAAATCTTAGGTACCAGAGTACAtcttcatttccttctctctATCTGTACTGTACAATGTCTTTCAATGCCTCAAAGTGCCCATTTTGACTATAGAAGGGCattgattaaaagaaaaaaacatgtagttGTCTAGAAAAATTCTTATTTTGCACAtcagattgtgttttttttttccttcatacaGAAGTAGTGAAGTGGTGAAAGGCTGCTTCAAATGTCAAATTACTAAAAGAACGATATCACTTTCTCTGATATCAGAAGTGCCAGCCTTGTCATTCTGGAACTCTGTACAAATGAAGCCTCTTATTGTGTTAATTGCTTTTTAAATCTCCCcatttaataaaaaaggaaatgaaattaGGGGACTGTGAATGCTAGGTACAGGCTTTTTAAAATTCTACATGTCATCAGATCAGTGttccttgtttccttcctgtcaattttgtaaagaaaaaaaaaaatatcagcattttatttattttgtgtttaatattttgtgaatgtttcatgtattttatatttgttcaaCTATCTACATTGTTTCTTACTGTTAATAAAACAGAGCCattcacttgtttttgttttcatttgaattgGCCCAGAACTTAGAAATCCATTCCTACATTAACATAGACTGCCAACAAGACGCTGTAATTgggtaatttaatttaatttttttaatcaaagaaagaaatacatgcaTGTACCCTCTGGTCTATTAATCATGTCTCAACGAAAAATGCAAACGACACATTTGTGTTGCCTTAACTCTTGTAAgaacattttctctgtcaggTGTAACCTTAGTGGAGTAGGTTTAGGTAAAGACAAATATGACTCTCTTGTTAGTAAGTGCATTTTATTACCACTGATGAATTTCCACATTTTGTTTGACCTATATTTCACTTAACAAACTGATGTAGTTTAAATGTTACAGTATTGGTTGTGAGACAACAGACGTGAGCACTTCTTGGCAGGGTGGTCTGTGCCAGGAGACAGAAGTTAGCCCGGTGGCCACGCCATCCCACGTCCACCCAGGATGTGGAGGTGGATGTGGTAGACAGACTGACCTCCATCTGGCCCATCGTTGATGACAATCCTGTAGCCTTTAGACAGGCCCGCCTCTTTAGCACACTTCTTTGCAACTAGCAACAAGTGGCCCAACAactaaaacacagagagaatgtGGTGAACATTAAGAAACAGTGTTCAGATATAGTAACTGTTCAGACAGGATGAAGTTGGCTGCAAAGGAGTGCATCTAGTGGTCACTTCCATAAAGTCATGACACAAATCACTGAAAGACTAAGAATAAGCCATGTTACACTCTGTCATAAAAGCAAACAAGCTCATATGCTCATACTTACTGCAGCGTCACCATCCTCTGCTTCTGACAGTCGAACGATTGGCTTTTTTGGCACGATGAGGATGTGAGTGGGAGCTTGAGGAGCAATGTCAGGGAAGGctacacactgaaaaaaaacaaagaacacaatTATTTTCCTCGTCTTTAAAACGTGACACACTGAGCTGTGTGATTGTGAACAAAAACTGCTACTTTTTGATCATGTTGAATGGTTGAGGGCACTATAAAGCACAGAATTCACCCACTGAAGCACATATAGAGGAGTGCTTCATAAATCTCTATTCACCACTACACATCATGACTGTGCAATCTACAGTGAAgctattttccttttctctcttgtgAAGTGTAATATTTATATAGTGCAAAATCATAATTCAATTCACATAAATGTCCCTTTTGTAGTTATATATTGTGATCACAATGTATAAATTActcattgtgtttatttttgagaTATATGAATTTGATCTAATTGGTCGGTGGGCACCACGTTTAAGTTTCGTTTTTAATTGGCCTGTGTATAAAAGCGGCGTTGGATGTTGCAGAATCTAGTTCACAAAATTTTCACATTACTCAACACATGACTCTGCATAACTTGTAGCAGTCATAGACTAACGGGATCCGCAGACCGGACTAAGCGGACCCTGTCCTGTCTTGGTGGAAAGCCAAGTGTCCGCAGGTGCCAAGTGGCAGCAAACGCAACATGAGCAAAAACAGAGTCAACCTGTCAAATTCAGTTAAGTGCAAACAGCATAGCTTTGGTTTCATACCGTGATAAACCTACATGACACATTTACCTTTCTGAATGTTCCCCAAAATAACCGCAGTAAGTTACATTGCAGTTTCCTAAAAGGCAGCACGGAGCTAACATTAGCCTGCAGGGCGCACTGCCAGCCTCGCAGACCTACGGCACCAAATGTGATTATAAACGAAAATGTTTAGTGCATACCTGATCATCCTCATAGATCAACTTGGCAGGAATCTCTTTGCGTATAATTTTTCCAAATATTGTGTCTCCGCCCGGCTGGGCAGTCTGCGCTTTCGCCGTTTCATCAGCCATATTGGCGCAGACAACCCGTCAGTCTGCGCCGCGTTTTAGCCCAGTAGAAGCACACCGGAAACTGTTTGGCTGCAAAAAGGCGTCATTTGTAAAAACCTAGTCTGATTGGCTCTCGGTGGACCAGCCTCCTCTCCGGAAATGAGAAAAGTCAAGATGGAGTCTCGTTTGAAGGTTGGAAATGGGACATATTAAGAACTGAAACATTAAttcactgtttctttttgcttttgacATCGTTTCATTGTAGAAACAGTTTGTTTCTTCGTTCATAGGGAGAGATGATAAGAAATTGCTTGTACCCACATGTTTCACTTCAAACAGCTTCCATCACTAAAAGCTGAGTGTTTGTGTATCTGCAGGTCCTGAGCACGTTCAAAGCGCTGCACAGAACAAGAATGGCTGTATTCAAAGATGACAACAGAGCACTGACAGGTCGGTGATGTAGCGGTTGTAATTCATTCACAGGAAGAAAATCTTTTTTAGTGTATGTTTTTACCAACCCAGCTTAATTTAGTGGATTCTCTGTAGAATGAAATGTGTAAGTTTTTCTTCCACAAGCTGCAAGATTAAAGATCAACGAGGAgttcaggaaaaacaaaaacgaaaCTTCAGAGGAAAACATCAAAGAGGTACAGTCTCCATTCGTATTCCAGCACTACGCCTCAGTCATTTCCCATTACGAGCAGTGTCATGGCTTGTTTTCCATTGAAATACATTTGTGCATTAGCCACTGTATTCTGTCCTCATAATCTACCTGTCTCCACTACATCCTCACCACCTTTCTGCTTTTACAGATGATCAAAATGGGCTCAAATGTGGAACGTATTCTTCGAGAGAACGTGGTACAGATGGAACATGTCAAAGAAAATACACTCTGTATGACATTTTTTGCTCCTGTCTTTTGATACCACACTAGAAATATAACGCGTATGCAAAGAACATGATgttatgacaaaaaaacaatttttttttttctctctcaccctgtttgttttagtgctTCGACCCAGAGAGAGCCTTCTACTAGAAAATGTGCCCTATTGTGACCAGCCCAGGAAAAAGTCTTGATAGTCCATGTGTTTACttcttttccattaaaaaaagagGCCATTTCAATCCATTCACAATTTATAGGACTGATctaaaactacaaaactacTACAGGTGGTTCAGGATCTCCTGAACAAAAAGCCTTTTGATGTTCATTGAAACTCTCGTCTGTTTAGTGATGTAAACTGGATCTCATTATTtaatgtacagtttttttttaaaatcaaatgtaatttaagTGTGTTGATTGAATTTGAAAATCTAAGACTCAGCTAAAGGAAAACAatatgttgctgctgttgacaGAAGGTTTTATTGTGTTCTGATTAAAGTGTTGTCTTCCCAGTGTCCCAGgtgttatttgttgtttaaacCACTGAAGATATGGATGTAACATAATGGTCGTTCTCCTGTCTTATATACTAATGGTATTAAATGATTGTATGACAGATGTGTCAAATAATGGGGCAAAACTAGAAAAGGTAGCTAGATTGAAATGAATTTTCATTCACCTTGTGTCCCCTGAATTTTGCATTGAGATTGTAATTTGTAAATTGTCTTGTTACAGACATTTAATTTGCAAGTGCaagaaacaaataaagaaataaaaacaaaatgggatAGAgcaaatttaacacacacattaggAGTTGTAAAAGCCGTTTGTGAATGTGAACTCTTATTAACTCAAAACAGTAgcactacatttcccacaatgcccATTAAGTAATATACGGGGTTGCATCATCAAAACGCGCCGTTACTCTGACAACCCTGTGAGTGTTTTCTTCGGTTTTAGTCATTAGCTTGATAAAgctgtaaaatatcaaaattcaTGCCAAAAGTAAGGTGAGTAAGCGTTTGTATATCCGTCTTCATACTTTCTAGCATCGTCACGGGAataattacacattttgtttCGAACAACGCGTCGCATTTATCTTGTGTTTGTCAGTTCAGACACGCTATGGGAGCTGGCTGCGGCGGAGGCCGAGAGTCGGGAGAGTGGAGTCCGGGAGGAGGACGGAGGAGACGCCGTCAGCGAGAGGAGCGTGTTTCTAATGGGGAGCAAGGCTGGGGTCTGTTTTACCGTgcacagctgcagacagacatgtgGACGCACCGCTGTCTTGGTATTAGCAACATAAATTATCGCTGCTTACAGTTTAATATCAACTTTACTGTTTCTAGGGCAAAACGTCGATTCTCCTCAGATGCCTCGACAGGTGAGTTTGGGTTCACTCACCGACAAAAGAGCACCTCAGGCCCCGTCATAAAATCCAGCGTGTGCTTAGTGCTTCATATTGTTCTTGATGTCAAAGAGACAGCTAATCCAAAACAGGATTACGCATGCGGCCAGTTATTGACCATTATAATCTGAGCAGCAGGATGTGTAGCTCTTCAGACTACACAACTGGAGGCATGACACAAACGACACCTGCGTTTAATCACGGCATTAGCTAGTAGGTGGATCCTTAGATGAAGTTGCTACACAGCTAAATAAGGTTTTTCTCTCCACCAGAGATGAACCATCTAAGCCAACTCTGGCACTGGAGTACACTTTTGGCAGACGGGCTCGAGGACACAACACAGTAAGGGCTCTTAGACCTACTGGTTTTGTATTGTCCCAGTAAATCACCTGCTTGTTCATAGTAAATTCAGACTGTGTTAATGATTGTAGATTCTGTGTAGCCCGTAACACGAGGGTGTGATGAAACTGTTGGTTTGCTGTTTTAGCCCAAAGACATAGCCCACATATGGGAGCTGGGAGGAGGGACTTCTTTGTCAGACTTAGTCCAGATCCCAATCATTACTGTCAGCATCAGGTGGGTTACACACTTATACATCTACACACATGCCTTTGCTCTTTTCGTTTGCTGCTGTGATATGTTAGAGTAAGGGTCAGTGTCTGAAATGATCTGAATGTTAATCTGAATATTATATGTTTCTCTGCAGTGTCATCACAGGAAAATCAGTCAGTGCTGTAGCGCCACTTTTCTTTATGTATCCTGCCACAGCACTTAAgtccttcctgttttctcccagGTCTCTTTCTGTCATCCTCATTCTGGACCTGTCTAAGCCCAACAACCTGTGGGGAACCATGGAAAAGCTGCTGCAGGCAACACAAGCTCAGGTGGAGAAAGTCTCATCCCAAGCACAAAGAGCAGAGAAGTCCAAAGCTGGAGCCAAACACCAGATGCCTGTCCACTCAATATCACGTAGTTTACCTAA is a genomic window of Mastacembelus armatus chromosome 15, fMasArm1.2, whole genome shotgun sequence containing:
- the lyrm7 gene encoding complex III assembly factor LYRM7, whose translation is MRKVKMESRLKVLSTFKALHRTRMAVFKDDNRALTAARLKINEEFRKNKNETSEENIKEMIKMGSNVERILRENVVQMEHVKENTLLLRPRESLLLENVPYCDQPRKKS
- the hint1 gene encoding adenosine 5'-monophosphoramidase HINT1, translated to MADETAKAQTAQPGGDTIFGKIIRKEIPAKLIYEDDQCVAFPDIAPQAPTHILIVPKKPIVRLSEAEDGDAALLGHLLLVAKKCAKEAGLSKGYRIVINDGPDGGQSVYHIHLHILGGRGMAWPPG